A stretch of the Bradyrhizobium arachidis genome encodes the following:
- a CDS encoding Fic family protein — protein MMWNWEQPHWPKFSYDSKALEPLEQQFLLQSGEFIGARKHLGPGDQEILKIELISDEAVKTSEIEGEILNRDSVQSSLRHQLGLGDESPGVKPAERGISKMMIDLYQSFAEPLADKTMFDWHAMLLPDSRDIKVVGGYRTHADAMQVVSGPIQKRAVHFEAPPSARVPREMECFVTWFNDTAPGGKTPLPTLTRAALVHLYFVCIHPFEDGNGRIGRALAEKALAQNLGQPSLIALAYTIERKGNDYYAALEHNNKDLEIDGWMKYFANTILEAQSNTIQRVDFYIAKAKFYQGHADKLNERQAKVIARMFREGIDGFKGGLSAENYISISKTSRATATRDLQDLVERSALTKTGELRHTRYFLNLPKGSSGR, from the coding sequence ATGATGTGGAACTGGGAACAGCCCCATTGGCCGAAATTCTCGTACGATTCAAAGGCGTTAGAGCCTCTGGAGCAGCAATTTCTGTTGCAGTCCGGGGAATTTATCGGCGCCCGTAAGCACCTAGGCCCGGGCGATCAAGAAATCCTCAAGATCGAACTCATCAGCGACGAAGCGGTAAAGACCTCGGAAATCGAGGGGGAAATCCTCAATCGGGACAGCGTGCAGTCTTCGCTGCGCCACCAGTTAGGTCTCGGAGATGAATCGCCGGGCGTGAAGCCAGCCGAGCGCGGCATTTCAAAGATGATGATCGACCTCTATCAGAGCTTCGCCGAACCGCTCGCCGACAAGACAATGTTTGATTGGCACGCGATGCTGCTGCCCGATAGCAGGGACATCAAAGTCGTTGGCGGCTACCGCACACACGCAGATGCGATGCAGGTCGTATCTGGCCCAATTCAAAAACGCGCGGTTCACTTCGAAGCACCGCCTTCGGCGCGTGTGCCGAGGGAAATGGAGTGCTTCGTCACATGGTTCAACGACACGGCTCCGGGCGGCAAGACTCCGCTGCCGACGCTCACGCGCGCCGCGCTCGTGCATCTGTATTTCGTCTGCATCCATCCATTCGAGGACGGTAACGGCCGCATTGGCCGCGCACTTGCAGAAAAAGCCCTCGCGCAAAACCTGGGCCAGCCGAGCCTCATCGCGCTTGCCTACACCATCGAACGCAAAGGGAATGACTATTATGCCGCGCTGGAGCACAACAACAAGGATCTCGAAATCGATGGCTGGATGAAATATTTCGCCAACACGATCCTCGAGGCGCAGAGCAACACCATCCAGCGCGTCGATTTCTACATCGCCAAGGCAAAATTCTATCAAGGCCACGCCGACAAACTGAACGAACGCCAAGCCAAGGTCATCGCCCGCATGTTCCGCGAAGGCATCGACGGATTCAAGGGTGGGCTGAGTGCCGAAAACTACATCAGCATCAGCAAGACTTCGCGCGCGACCGCGACGCGCGACCTGCAAGACCTCGTCGAGAGGAGCGCGTTGACAAAGACCGGCGAACTTCGACACACGCGATACTTCCTGAACCTTCCAAAAGGGTCCTCCGGCAGGTGA
- the lptB gene encoding LPS export ABC transporter ATP-binding protein, translating to MVDLLSMFRRRPAKRGFGRLREDITALGDTVGSLLTSPLQDAPIAREQPIQSPDQFRDDPRPQNPHPLRGSAQTSAKANGSGGPQLLRRPGFLAVHSVEKSFGSRQVVRGVSIYVRRGEAVGLLGPNGAGKTTVFYMITGLIKADRGAIELDGHDVTKLPMYQRARLGIGYLPQEASIFRGLTVEQNIRAVLEVVEPSRKKREQQLDSLLDEFNITRLRKSPSIALSGGERRRVEIARALATRPNYMLLDEPFAGIDPIAVGDIQDLVRHLTNRGIGVLITDHNVRETLGLTDRAYIVYAGEILTEGSPDEIVNDPDVRRLYLGEEFRL from the coding sequence ATGGTCGATCTCCTCAGCATGTTCCGTCGGCGCCCCGCCAAACGCGGATTTGGCCGCCTGCGCGAGGACATCACCGCGCTCGGCGACACTGTCGGCAGCCTGTTGACCAGCCCGTTGCAGGATGCGCCGATCGCGCGCGAGCAGCCGATCCAGTCGCCGGATCAGTTCCGGGACGATCCGCGACCGCAAAACCCGCATCCCCTCCGGGGCAGCGCGCAGACGAGCGCAAAGGCGAACGGATCAGGCGGGCCGCAGCTGCTGCGGCGGCCGGGTTTCCTGGCCGTGCATAGCGTGGAAAAGAGCTTTGGCAGCCGCCAGGTGGTGCGCGGCGTCAGCATCTATGTGCGCCGTGGCGAGGCCGTCGGCCTCCTAGGGCCAAACGGCGCCGGCAAGACCACCGTGTTCTACATGATCACCGGGCTGATCAAGGCCGACCGCGGCGCGATCGAGCTCGATGGCCACGACGTCACAAAACTGCCGATGTACCAGCGCGCGCGGCTCGGCATCGGCTATCTGCCGCAGGAAGCCTCGATCTTCCGCGGCCTCACCGTCGAGCAGAACATCCGCGCCGTGCTCGAGGTGGTCGAGCCGTCGCGCAAGAAGCGCGAGCAGCAGCTCGATTCGCTGCTGGACGAGTTCAACATCACGCGCTTGCGGAAGTCGCCCTCGATCGCGCTGTCCGGCGGCGAGCGCCGCCGCGTCGAGATCGCGCGCGCGCTCGCCACGCGGCCGAACTACATGCTGCTCGACGAGCCCTTCGCCGGCATCGATCCGATCGCGGTCGGCGACATTCAGGACCTCGTCCGCCACCTCACCAACCGCGGCATCGGCGTGCTCATCACCGACCACAATGTGCGTGAGACACTTGGTCTCACCGACCGTGCCTACATCGTCTATGCCGGGGAAATCTTGACCGAGGGTAGTCCGGATGAGATCGTCAATGATCCGGACGTTCGCCGCCTTTACCTCGGCGAGGAGTTCCGCCTCTAG
- the rpoN gene encoding RNA polymerase factor sigma-54, with product MALTQRLEFRQSQSLVMTPQLMQAIKLLQLSNLDLTTFVEEELERNPLLERANDEAPAGEAPAEAGQFSDGDDSGGQGGDDGFGGSAEAFEPGQEEWMSKDLGTRAEIEQTLDTGLDNVFSEEPAEAAARNAQDAAPTTYTEWGGGASGEEDYNLEAFVAAEMTLADHLAEQLSVAFTAPAQRMIGQYLIDLVDEAGYLPPDLGQAAERLGATQADVENVLAVLQKFDPPGVCARNLSECLAIQLRELDRYDPAMQALVEHLDLLAKRDIAALRKLCGVDDEDIADMIGEIRRLNPKPGMKFGSARLQTMVPDVYVRPGPDGGWHVELNSDTLPRVLVNQTYYSELSKKIGKDGDKSYFTDALQNATWLVRALDQRARTILKVATEIVRQQDGFFTHGVAHLRPLNLKAVADAIQMHESTVSRVTANKYMATNRGTFELKYFFTASIASADGGEAHSAEAVRHHIKQLIDSEEPTAILSDDTIVERLRASGIDIARRTVAKYREAMRIPSSVQRRRDKQSALGNVLSTALSDRSRNTEPA from the coding sequence ATGGCGCTAACGCAGAGATTAGAGTTCCGGCAATCGCAGTCGCTGGTCATGACGCCGCAGTTGATGCAGGCGATCAAGCTGCTGCAATTGTCCAATCTCGATCTCACGACCTTCGTGGAAGAGGAACTCGAGCGTAACCCGCTGCTGGAGCGGGCCAATGACGAGGCCCCCGCGGGCGAAGCCCCGGCCGAGGCCGGTCAGTTCAGCGATGGCGATGATTCCGGCGGTCAGGGCGGTGACGACGGCTTTGGCGGCAGCGCCGAGGCTTTTGAGCCCGGCCAGGAAGAATGGATGAGCAAGGACCTCGGCACCCGCGCCGAGATCGAGCAGACCCTGGACACGGGCCTGGACAACGTCTTCTCCGAGGAACCGGCCGAGGCTGCCGCGCGCAACGCGCAGGACGCGGCGCCGACCACCTATACCGAGTGGGGCGGCGGCGCCTCCGGTGAGGAAGACTACAATCTGGAAGCTTTTGTCGCAGCCGAGATGACGCTCGCAGATCATCTCGCCGAGCAGCTTTCGGTCGCCTTCACCGCGCCCGCGCAGCGCATGATCGGTCAGTATCTGATCGACCTCGTCGACGAGGCCGGCTATCTGCCGCCGGATCTCGGCCAGGCCGCCGAGCGCCTGGGCGCAACCCAAGCGGACGTCGAGAACGTCCTCGCCGTGCTGCAAAAGTTCGATCCGCCCGGCGTTTGTGCGCGCAATTTGAGCGAATGCCTGGCGATCCAGCTGCGCGAGCTCGACCGCTACGATCCCGCGATGCAGGCGCTCGTCGAGCATCTCGATCTCCTCGCCAAGCGCGACATCGCCGCCTTGCGCAAACTCTGCGGCGTCGACGACGAGGACATCGCCGACATGATCGGCGAGATTCGCCGCCTCAATCCAAAACCCGGCATGAAGTTCGGCTCGGCGCGTCTGCAGACCATGGTGCCCGACGTCTACGTTCGTCCCGGCCCGGACGGCGGCTGGCATGTCGAGCTCAACAGCGACACGTTGCCGCGCGTGCTGGTCAACCAGACCTACTATTCCGAACTGTCGAAGAAGATCGGCAAGGACGGCGACAAGTCGTATTTCACCGACGCGCTTCAGAACGCCACATGGCTCGTGCGCGCGCTCGACCAACGCGCGCGCACCATCCTCAAGGTCGCAACCGAAATCGTGCGCCAGCAGGACGGCTTCTTCACGCATGGCGTCGCGCATCTGCGTCCGCTTAACCTGAAGGCCGTCGCCGACGCCATCCAGATGCACGAATCGACGGTGTCGCGCGTCACCGCCAATAAATATATGGCGACGAATCGCGGCACGTTTGAATTGAAATATTTCTTCACCGCCTCGATCGCGTCGGCCGACGGCGGCGAGGCCCATTCCGCGGAAGCGGTGCGGCACCACATCAAGCAGTTGATCGATTCGGAGGAGCCGACGGCAATCCTGTCGGACGACACGATCGTGGAACGGTTGCGCGCCTCAGGCATTGATATCGCCCGCCGCACGGTTGCGAAGTACCGCGAAGCCATGCGTATCCCATCCTCGGTGCAACGCCGCCGCGACAAGCAGAGCGCCCTTGGTAACGTCCTCTCCACCGCATTGTCGGATCGCTCCCGCAACACCGAGCCGGCCTGA
- the ptsN gene encoding PTS IIA-like nitrogen regulatory protein PtsN has protein sequence MPITDLVAPEAILPALKVNSKKQALQELAAKAAELTGQNERAVFEVLLQREKLGTTAVGYGVAIPHGKLPKLEKIFGLFARLERPIDFESMDGQPVDLVFLLLAPEGAGADHLKALARIARLLRDQDIAKKLRASRDAQAIYSVLALPPATAA, from the coding sequence ATGCCGATTACCGATCTGGTCGCACCCGAGGCGATTCTCCCGGCATTGAAGGTCAACAGCAAGAAGCAGGCTTTGCAGGAACTCGCTGCGAAGGCCGCCGAGCTCACCGGACAGAACGAGCGCGCGGTTTTCGAAGTGCTGCTCCAGCGTGAGAAGCTGGGCACCACCGCCGTCGGCTATGGCGTCGCCATCCCGCATGGCAAGCTGCCCAAGCTCGAAAAAATCTTTGGCCTGTTCGCGCGGCTCGAGCGTCCGATCGATTTCGAATCGATGGACGGCCAGCCCGTCGATCTCGTCTTCCTGCTGCTGGCACCGGAAGGTGCCGGCGCCGATCACCTCAAGGCACTGGCGCGCATCGCCCGCCTGCTGCGTGACCAGGACATCGCCAAGAAGCTGCGCGCCTCGCGCGATGCGCAGGCGATCTACTCCGTGCTCGCACTGCCGCCTGCGACTGCGGCGTAA
- a CDS encoding LptA/OstA family protein yields MAKHFLRNGSRRSVAIGAGALAAVLALIAAAHAQSTMQGVPNAMQGFSQNRDQPIQIEAASLEMRDKKKEATFAGNVKVVQGDTTMTSKSLVVFYESGGDKPATPQPTAAKGAKSAPMQSTTPGPGGSSSIKRLEARGNVVVTQKEQVVTGETAIFDTKTNLITMAGGVVLTQCNNVLRGDRLLVDMTTGVSRVESDTGKVQGLFIQQNDCGPGKPGGGPPLPGAGSKKQK; encoded by the coding sequence ATGGCGAAGCACTTTTTGCGTAACGGCTCCAGGCGGAGCGTTGCTATCGGGGCCGGCGCGCTCGCGGCCGTTCTCGCGTTGATCGCGGCGGCGCATGCGCAAAGCACCATGCAAGGCGTGCCCAACGCGATGCAGGGTTTTTCGCAAAACCGCGATCAGCCGATCCAGATCGAAGCGGCTTCGCTCGAGATGCGCGACAAGAAGAAGGAAGCGACCTTCGCCGGCAATGTGAAGGTCGTGCAGGGCGACACCACCATGACGTCGAAGTCGCTGGTGGTGTTCTACGAATCCGGCGGCGACAAGCCTGCGACGCCGCAGCCGACGGCCGCGAAGGGTGCCAAGTCCGCGCCGATGCAGTCGACGACGCCGGGCCCCGGCGGCAGCTCCTCGATCAAGCGGCTGGAAGCGCGCGGCAATGTCGTGGTCACGCAGAAGGAGCAGGTGGTCACCGGCGAGACCGCGATCTTCGACACCAAGACCAATCTGATCACGATGGCCGGAGGCGTCGTTCTGACGCAGTGCAACAACGTGCTGCGCGGCGACAGGCTGCTGGTCGACATGACCACCGGCGTCTCGCGTGTCGAGTCGGACACCGGCAAGGTACAGGGCCTGTTCATCCAGCAGAACGATTGTGGCCCCGGGAAGCCGGGTGGCGGGCCTCCACTGCCGGGCGCGGGTTCAAAGAAACAGAAGTGA
- a CDS encoding long-chain fatty acid--CoA ligase, producing MRFIDYLDKGASLGADAPCLTMDGRDLSYREVQRLSYRIARGFAGSGIAAGEKVAILSGNDPLAFACVFGISRAGAVWCPINPRNEAAENKFILDQFDCSALLFHSSFAPMVEAVRPDLLKLRLLVCLDAELPFASSFDRWLQDIADDYYQRATVDDLAMIPGTGGTTGKPKGVMLSGRNIEAMTALTLMGYPFRGRPVYLALAPLTHAAGVLCFPIMTLGGRIVIMHHPDISEFLDLIERYSVTHTFLPPTVIYMLLDHPRLESAKLGSLQCFWYGAAPISAARLAEALQRIGPMAQLFGQTEAPMMISMMAPDEHYNSDGTIAMERLSSAGRISPLVQAGIMDADGNLLPSGERGEIVVRGSLVMEGYYKNPEATAEASAHGWHHTGDIGYIDGDGYLYIVDRAKDMIITGGFNVYSIEVENALRAHEAVQDCAVIGLADEKWGERIVAVVQPRAGQSVDATALAAFVKQRIGSVKTPKQIEVWDDLPRSKVGKVLKPDIRARLAGRN from the coding sequence ATGCGCTTCATCGATTACCTCGACAAAGGCGCCTCGCTCGGCGCCGATGCGCCCTGCCTGACCATGGATGGACGCGATCTCAGCTATCGCGAGGTGCAGCGATTGAGCTACCGGATTGCGCGCGGGTTCGCGGGATCGGGGATCGCGGCGGGAGAGAAGGTTGCGATTCTCTCCGGCAACGACCCGCTTGCCTTCGCCTGCGTGTTCGGCATTTCGCGCGCCGGTGCGGTCTGGTGCCCGATCAATCCGCGCAACGAAGCGGCCGAGAATAAATTCATTCTCGACCAGTTCGACTGCAGCGCGCTGCTGTTTCATTCGAGCTTCGCGCCGATGGTGGAGGCGGTACGGCCCGACCTGCTGAAGCTGCGCCTGCTCGTCTGCCTCGATGCCGAGCTGCCCTTCGCATCCTCCTTCGACCGCTGGCTCCAGGACATTGCGGACGATTACTACCAGCGCGCGACGGTCGACGACCTCGCGATGATCCCGGGCACCGGCGGAACCACCGGCAAGCCCAAGGGTGTCATGCTATCGGGCCGCAACATCGAGGCCATGACGGCACTGACGCTCATGGGGTACCCGTTTAGGGGCCGCCCGGTCTACCTCGCGCTGGCGCCCCTGACGCACGCCGCCGGCGTGCTGTGTTTCCCGATCATGACGCTTGGCGGCCGCATCGTGATCATGCATCACCCCGACATCTCTGAATTCCTCGATCTGATCGAGCGTTACAGCGTCACGCACACTTTCCTGCCGCCGACCGTGATCTACATGCTGCTCGATCATCCAAGACTCGAATCGGCGAAGCTCGGGTCTCTGCAATGCTTCTGGTATGGCGCGGCGCCGATCTCGGCCGCGCGGCTTGCGGAGGCGCTGCAGCGCATCGGGCCGATGGCGCAGTTGTTCGGCCAGACCGAAGCGCCGATGATGATTTCGATGATGGCGCCCGACGAGCATTACAATAGCGACGGCACGATCGCGATGGAGCGCCTGTCTTCGGCCGGGCGGATCAGCCCGCTGGTGCAGGCCGGCATCATGGACGCGGACGGCAATCTGCTGCCGAGCGGCGAGCGCGGCGAGATCGTGGTCCGCGGGTCGCTGGTGATGGAGGGCTATTACAAAAATCCCGAGGCCACGGCGGAAGCCTCCGCGCATGGCTGGCACCACACCGGCGACATCGGCTACATCGACGGCGACGGCTACCTCTACATCGTCGACCGCGCCAAGGACATGATCATCACCGGCGGATTCAACGTCTATTCGATCGAGGTCGAGAACGCGCTGCGGGCGCATGAGGCGGTGCAGGATTGCGCGGTGATTGGGCTCGCGGACGAGAAATGGGGCGAGCGGATTGTCGCCGTGGTGCAGCCCCGCGCCGGCCAGAGCGTCGATGCGACAGCGCTGGCGGCCTTCGTCAAGCAGCGGATCGGCAGCGTCAAGACGCCGAAGCAGATCGAGGTCTGGGACGACCTTCCGCGCTCCAAGGTCGGCAAGGTGCTGAAGCCGGACATCCGCGCGCGGCTGGCAGGTCGCAACTAG
- the hpf gene encoding ribosome hibernation-promoting factor, HPF/YfiA family, with product MTLRISGKSISVGEALRGRVNDRTEEVLRKYFDGNYSGHITLSKDGVGFRTDCALHLDSGITLEADSMAPDAYASADQALLMIERRLRRYKSRLKDRSARKAHAASEALAAMDATSYVLEAPGEGEDEVTGYSPVIIAEATTSLKQLSVSEAVMELDLSGAPCLVFQHGSSGRVNIIYRRADGNVGWVDPPGAKSGE from the coding sequence ATGACTCTCCGTATCTCGGGTAAAAGCATCAGCGTCGGCGAAGCCCTGCGCGGACGCGTCAACGACCGCACCGAAGAAGTGCTGCGCAAATATTTCGACGGCAACTACTCCGGTCACATCACCCTGAGCAAGGACGGCGTCGGCTTCCGCACCGATTGTGCGCTGCATCTGGATTCGGGGATCACGCTGGAAGCCGATTCGATGGCCCCGGACGCCTATGCCAGCGCCGACCAGGCCCTGCTGATGATCGAGAGGCGGCTGCGCCGCTACAAGAGCCGGCTCAAGGATCGCTCCGCCCGCAAGGCCCACGCCGCGTCCGAAGCGCTCGCCGCGATGGATGCGACGAGCTACGTGCTGGAGGCGCCGGGCGAGGGCGAGGACGAAGTCACGGGCTATAGCCCCGTCATCATTGCGGAGGCCACGACCTCGCTAAAGCAGCTCTCGGTCAGCGAAGCGGTCATGGAACTCGATCTCAGCGGCGCCCCGTGCCTGGTGTTTCAGCACGGCTCGAGCGGCCGGGTGAACATCATTTACCGCCGGGCGGACGGCAATGTCGGCTGGGTCGACCCGCCGGGGGCCAAATCCGGGGAGTAG
- a CDS encoding TetR/AcrR family transcriptional regulator, which yields MARQVTGAARRVADAAEVLRDEKFNARRIELAEAALETLGELGFARTSLREIAQNSAFTHGVFHYYFSDKLDLICCCVRHYKAKCVTRYDEVVTTAKSRDELTEGFLAKLAATLQDEARMHRLWYDLRSQAMFEAAFRKDVLEIDKSLEAMIWRIASRYAELGGKRPASSPAALYALFDGLFQSALLRHLAGDKTALPDLLDEVRRLLPTVC from the coding sequence ATGGCGCGGCAGGTGACGGGGGCGGCCCGGCGTGTGGCCGATGCGGCGGAGGTGCTGCGCGACGAAAAATTCAACGCGCGACGCATCGAGCTTGCCGAGGCCGCGTTAGAGACGCTTGGCGAGCTCGGCTTCGCACGCACCAGCCTGCGCGAGATCGCGCAGAACTCGGCGTTCACGCACGGCGTGTTCCACTATTATTTCAGCGACAAGCTCGACCTGATCTGCTGCTGCGTCCGCCACTACAAGGCGAAGTGCGTGACGCGATATGACGAGGTCGTCACGACCGCAAAGAGCCGCGACGAATTGACGGAGGGTTTCCTCGCCAAGCTTGCGGCAACGCTGCAGGACGAAGCCCGCATGCACAGGCTTTGGTACGACCTTCGCTCGCAGGCGATGTTCGAGGCGGCGTTTCGCAAGGACGTGCTCGAGATCGACAAGAGCCTGGAGGCGATGATCTGGCGCATCGCCTCACGCTATGCCGAGCTCGGCGGCAAGCGGCCGGCGTCGTCTCCAGCCGCGCTCTATGCGCTGTTCGACGGTCTGTTCCAGAGCGCGCTGCTCAGGCACCTCGCGGGTGACAAGACGGCACTTCCCGATCTGCTCGACGAAGTCCGACGCCTGCTGCCGACGGTGTGCTGA
- a CDS encoding outer membrane protein, producing the protein MKITVIGAVVATLLGTPVLAADLAVKAPPPAPAPVYSWTGFYVGGSVGGRWTDADWTTTCLYTPFSANNCPLNGLDPNRLATRNPQSFDSSAVRGGVYAGYNWQFDPRWVAGVEADAGWADNRKSVNNGIPGTLQAVFVDNDIAEVKQTWDAGLRGRIGYLINPGLMVFGAGGVSWTRLQATTTCGPIPLTWCSVGGGGLSASTSMTKVGWTVGGGLEWMLAQRWLLRGEYRYADYGKATVNLLADPAGRDGLLADINVHTHTALFGVAYKFSGP; encoded by the coding sequence ATGAAAATTACTGTGATTGGGGCTGTTGTCGCTACTCTGCTCGGAACGCCCGTTTTGGCGGCCGACCTGGCGGTCAAGGCTCCGCCGCCTGCCCCGGCACCGGTCTATAGCTGGACAGGCTTTTATGTCGGAGGTTCTGTCGGCGGCCGGTGGACCGACGCGGACTGGACAACGACCTGCTTGTACACCCCATTCTCTGCAAATAATTGCCCGCTGAATGGACTCGATCCGAACAGGCTTGCCACCAGAAATCCTCAGAGCTTCGATTCGTCGGCCGTCAGAGGCGGGGTTTATGCTGGATATAACTGGCAATTCGATCCGAGATGGGTCGCTGGTGTTGAAGCCGACGCTGGATGGGCGGACAACAGGAAGTCGGTGAATAACGGCATTCCCGGCACGCTGCAGGCAGTCTTCGTTGATAACGACATAGCCGAGGTCAAACAGACGTGGGATGCCGGCCTCCGCGGGCGTATCGGATATCTGATCAATCCAGGCTTGATGGTGTTCGGCGCCGGTGGTGTGTCCTGGACGCGCCTTCAGGCGACGACCACCTGCGGGCCAATCCCGCTGACATGGTGCAGTGTTGGCGGCGGGGGGTTATCTGCCTCGACGTCGATGACCAAGGTCGGCTGGACAGTTGGCGGCGGCCTTGAGTGGATGTTGGCGCAGAGGTGGTTGCTGCGGGGTGAATATCGCTACGCTGACTATGGCAAGGCCACAGTCAACTTGCTTGCAGACCCGGCCGGTCGAGATGGGTTGCTTGCGGATATCAATGTTCACACCCACACGGCCTTGTTCGGCGTCGCTTATAAATTCAGCGGTCCGTAG
- a CDS encoding DUF5938 domain-containing protein, with amino-acid sequence MSEKKPVIVYGASGYTGRLVCEYLREYNIPFIAAGRSAEKLNAAMKSNVAGIETADYEVVAVPHTVAALTELFKGASVVLNTVGPFAKFGGEVVQACLASKCHYTDTTGEQDWLITLDQEWGTKFANAGLLLAPGIAQMYTTGEIAAQLCLETPGLDTLDIAVFWGGSPTIASTQTILVNAAMAKAYYLEQNKYVEHQPDAGLYNLAIPGQHELALALPWGGTSHPVWFKRDPRVANVKVLGGVFNRALMLGVPQIVAAALEATKDMNPDDRYAALAQTAAGVMNTMPPRENPRVNKSMDSVHASGPLGRAHCIIYGNNNYKQTGMLQAYAAFALLQQPPKRAGFASGCQAFGHRELLGQLRSFGLVSKPILTVHD; translated from the coding sequence ATGAGCGAGAAGAAGCCCGTCATCGTCTATGGCGCTTCCGGCTATACCGGCCGGCTGGTCTGCGAATATCTGCGCGAGTACAACATCCCCTTCATCGCCGCCGGCCGCAGCGCCGAGAAGCTCAACGCCGCGATGAAGTCGAACGTGGCCGGCATCGAGACCGCCGACTACGAGGTGGTTGCGGTGCCGCACACCGTGGCCGCGCTGACTGAATTGTTCAAGGGCGCCTCGGTGGTGCTCAACACCGTGGGCCCCTTCGCCAAGTTCGGCGGCGAGGTGGTGCAGGCCTGCCTCGCTTCCAAGTGCCACTACACCGACACGACCGGCGAGCAGGACTGGCTGATCACGCTCGATCAGGAGTGGGGCACGAAGTTCGCCAATGCCGGCCTGTTGCTGGCGCCGGGCATCGCACAGATGTACACCACCGGCGAGATCGCCGCGCAGCTGTGCCTGGAGACGCCCGGCCTCGACACGCTTGATATCGCCGTGTTCTGGGGCGGCAGCCCGACCATCGCCTCGACGCAGACCATCCTGGTCAACGCCGCGATGGCCAAGGCCTACTACCTGGAGCAGAACAAGTATGTCGAGCATCAGCCCGATGCCGGCCTCTACAATCTCGCCATCCCCGGCCAGCACGAGCTGGCGCTGGCGCTGCCCTGGGGCGGCACCTCGCACCCCGTGTGGTTCAAGCGCGATCCGCGCGTGGCCAACGTGAAGGTGCTGGGCGGCGTGTTCAACCGCGCGCTGATGCTGGGCGTGCCGCAGATCGTCGCCGCCGCGCTGGAGGCGACCAAGGACATGAACCCCGACGACCGCTACGCCGCGTTGGCGCAGACTGCTGCCGGAGTGATGAACACCATGCCACCGCGCGAGAACCCGCGCGTCAACAAGTCTATGGATTCGGTGCATGCCTCCGGCCCGTTGGGGCGCGCGCACTGCATCATCTACGGCAACAACAATTACAAGCAGACCGGCATGTTGCAGGCCTATGCGGCGTTCGCCCTGCTGCAGCAGCCGCCGAAGCGAGCTGGGTTCGCCTCCGGATGCCAGGCATTTGGCCACCGCGAACTGCTGGGACAGCTGCGCAGCTTCGGTTTGGTCAGCAAGCCGATCCTCACCGTTCACGACTGA
- a CDS encoding SDR family NAD(P)-dependent oxidoreductase gives MSGKSLAGRKALVTGGARGIGAAIAQALARAGASIMIADILEDTGRASAAAIAKEGVATGFVQLDVTNDDQWERAVAATVETLGGYDILINNAGIEITSLISEVKAEDARRMCDVNIVGTVLGMKHAFRAMRPGGPAGKGGAVVNIASVAATIAFPSIAVYSGTKSAVDRMTRVGAMEAGKLGFGVRVNCIYPGLIPTDMGMQLANDIVKVGLAPDVNAAVGSVVEQTPLGRLAEVTDIGDAAVFLCSNEARFITGIGLPVDGGMGM, from the coding sequence ATGAGTGGGAAGAGCCTTGCAGGCAGGAAAGCCCTGGTCACCGGCGGTGCCAGAGGAATCGGCGCGGCCATCGCGCAGGCGTTGGCGCGAGCCGGCGCCTCGATCATGATCGCCGACATCCTGGAGGACACCGGCCGCGCCAGCGCAGCCGCAATCGCCAAGGAAGGTGTCGCGACGGGATTCGTCCAGCTCGACGTCACCAATGATGACCAATGGGAGCGGGCGGTTGCTGCGACGGTCGAAACCCTCGGCGGCTACGACATCCTGATCAACAATGCCGGCATCGAGATCACGTCGCTGATATCAGAGGTCAAGGCCGAGGACGCACGGCGGATGTGCGACGTCAACATCGTCGGCACCGTGCTCGGCATGAAGCACGCCTTCCGCGCGATGCGCCCGGGTGGGCCGGCGGGCAAGGGCGGCGCCGTCGTCAACATCGCTTCCGTCGCGGCGACGATCGCTTTCCCGAGCATCGCGGTCTACTCCGGCACGAAATCCGCGGTCGACCGCATGACGCGGGTCGGGGCGATGGAAGCCGGCAAGCTCGGCTTCGGCGTGCGCGTGAACTGCATCTATCCCGGCCTGATCCCGACCGACATGGGCATGCAACTCGCCAACGACATCGTCAAGGTCGGGCTCGCGCCTGACGTCAATGCCGCGGTCGGCTCGGTGGTCGAGCAAACGCCGCTCGGCCGTCTCGCCGAGGTCACCGACATCGGCGATGCCGCGGTGTTCCTCTGCTCGAACGAGGCGCGCTTCATCACCGGCATCGGACTGCCGGTCGATGGCGGCATGGGCATGTGA